The proteins below come from a single Eubacterium limosum genomic window:
- a CDS encoding aspartate ammonia-lyase yields the protein MQERIEHDSIGALPVPVDAYYGVQTLRAKQNFYITGKQLHPDLIVSLVQVKKAAAMTNFETGELNKEIADAIIAACNDVISGKYHDQFIVDPIQGGAGTSSNMNANEVVANIAIEKLGGIKGDYSIVHPNDHVNMSQSTNDVYPTAGKITALKLTQKLLFQMERLGEALKQKSIEFDNIIKVGRTQLQDAVPMRLGQAFNAYRSAIDRDTLRLKKTQNELCIVNMGGTAIGTAINANPEYLKRIPVNLKKTTSFNMVLAEDLIDATQNLDAFVSVSGALKAAAVTLSKMANDFRLLSSGPKTGFAEINLPPKQNGSSIMPGKINPVIPEVVSQVAFNVIGNDLTITMAAEAGQLELNAFEPVLFYNLFESIETLTNGISTFIDNCITGITANEDRCEELLEHSIVTVTALCPYIGYKEASDIAKESILSGKLVSQIVREKGLLSQEELETILDPSLMTEPMEEQQIS from the coding sequence ATGCAAGAAAGAATCGAACATGATTCGATTGGAGCACTTCCTGTTCCAGTCGATGCCTATTACGGCGTACAAACCTTAAGGGCAAAACAGAATTTTTATATCACCGGAAAGCAGCTCCATCCCGATCTGATTGTCAGTCTGGTGCAGGTTAAAAAGGCTGCGGCTATGACTAATTTTGAAACCGGTGAGTTAAATAAAGAAATCGCTGACGCTATCATTGCAGCGTGCAACGATGTGATTTCAGGAAAATACCACGATCAGTTCATCGTTGATCCCATCCAGGGAGGCGCGGGAACCTCCTCCAATATGAACGCCAACGAGGTAGTGGCAAACATTGCCATTGAAAAGCTTGGCGGTATAAAGGGCGATTACAGCATTGTCCACCCCAATGACCATGTGAACATGTCTCAGTCAACCAATGATGTGTACCCGACCGCGGGCAAGATTACTGCGCTTAAGCTTACCCAGAAGCTGCTGTTCCAGATGGAACGCCTGGGCGAGGCATTAAAGCAGAAATCCATTGAGTTTGACAATATTATAAAAGTAGGGCGCACCCAGCTTCAAGATGCGGTGCCCATGCGTCTGGGCCAGGCCTTCAACGCTTACCGCTCCGCCATTGACCGGGATACCCTCCGGCTGAAGAAAACCCAGAATGAGCTTTGTATTGTGAATATGGGCGGTACAGCCATCGGTACAGCCATCAATGCCAATCCGGAATATCTGAAACGGATTCCTGTGAACCTGAAAAAGACCACAAGCTTTAACATGGTGCTGGCTGAGGATTTGATTGACGCGACTCAGAATCTCGACGCCTTTGTGTCGGTTTCTGGCGCGTTAAAGGCAGCGGCGGTCACTTTGTCCAAAATGGCCAATGACTTCCGGCTGCTGTCCAGCGGCCCCAAAACCGGCTTTGCGGAAATTAATCTGCCGCCTAAGCAGAATGGCTCATCCATTATGCCGGGCAAGATCAATCCGGTTATCCCCGAGGTTGTCTCTCAGGTGGCCTTCAATGTTATTGGCAATGACCTGACCATCACCATGGCGGCCGAAGCCGGACAGCTTGAGCTCAATGCCTTTGAGCCAGTGCTGTTTTATAATCTGTTTGAATCCATCGAAACCCTGACCAACGGGATTTCTACCTTTATCGACAACTGCATTACAGGGATTACGGCCAATGAAGACCGGTGTGAGGAACTGTTGGAACACAGCATTGTTACGGTTACAGCGCTTTGTCCGTATATTGGCTATAAGGAAGCCTCCGACATTGCCAAGGAATCCATTTTAAGCGGCAAGCTGGTTTCTCAGATTGTCAGAGAAAAGGGTCTGCTGAGCCAGGAAGAGCTGGAAACGATCCTTGACCCGTCACTGATGACTGAGCCCATGGAGGAACAGCAGATTTCCTGA
- a CDS encoding EamA family transporter, with protein sequence MNDKGIFKKGFTLAVLSAALWGLFGPFLRLMAENGISDITVTTLAPTIMFLFFGGWILIKDRSMFKVSWKVLIVLMIHGFVLMNGMNFAYVQAVSRIPVGIVSLLAFCNVIILMIMERIFKGIKLTKVKIIACSIAVVGVALVLQIFNLGTSSLDIMGIIWALANSLILASAYFLISHVYYPNDVSWQAQLFYPNLFGALFLYVTACPPWQMISDIAGAAAQNGAIVWIIVLGFAALPQVLSFSWIQMAFGMIDAPYVSMAYCLEPVVALIAGFFMFGESMTIVQIIGIILTIVCIFYTYYAESKEPLPEN encoded by the coding sequence ATGAATGATAAAGGAATATTTAAAAAGGGGTTTACGCTGGCTGTTTTGTCCGCTGCACTGTGGGGGCTTTTCGGGCCATTCCTGAGACTGATGGCGGAAAATGGTATCAGTGATATTACAGTAACCACACTGGCGCCGACAATTATGTTTCTTTTCTTTGGCGGCTGGATTTTGATAAAAGACCGCAGCATGTTTAAAGTCAGCTGGAAAGTTCTGATCGTATTGATGATCCATGGCTTTGTTCTGATGAACGGCATGAATTTTGCCTATGTGCAGGCTGTCTCAAGAATTCCGGTTGGGATAGTATCCCTGCTGGCCTTCTGCAATGTGATTATTCTGATGATTATGGAACGTATTTTCAAAGGGATAAAGCTGACAAAGGTTAAGATCATCGCCTGCAGCATTGCCGTTGTCGGTGTTGCGCTGGTGCTGCAGATTTTTAATCTGGGAACCTCCAGTCTGGATATAATGGGGATTATCTGGGCATTGGCCAATTCTTTGATTTTGGCAAGCGCTTACTTTCTGATTTCGCATGTATATTATCCAAATGATGTGAGCTGGCAGGCACAGCTTTTTTATCCTAATCTGTTTGGAGCGCTGTTTCTCTATGTTACCGCCTGCCCGCCATGGCAGATGATCAGCGATATTGCAGGAGCTGCAGCGCAGAACGGAGCCATTGTCTGGATTATCGTTTTGGGATTTGCGGCGCTGCCACAGGTCTTATCTTTTTCGTGGATACAGATGGCCTTTGGCATGATCGACGCGCCCTATGTATCGATGGCCTACTGCCTTGAGCCGGTGGTCGCACTGATTGCAGGATTTTTCATGTTTGGGGAATCCATGACCATCGTACAGATTATCGGTATTATTCTGACGATTGTTTGTATTTTTTATACCTATTATGCTGAATCAAAAGAACCGCTTCCAGAAAATTAA
- a CDS encoding uroporphyrinogen decarboxylase family protein, translated as MSDKRKEYNERMEMLETTLKIQEPKRVPVNCPAEISYAIEYAGLPYRQASWTPEQCQVAFKKVFDDFHWDCFESLFTRPPMFYRLLNAKNFTESERGFVQHPEISAMNPDEYDELIEDPYKMIVSKLLPRLYPALDQPAPYNAYAMTKAALEFGSYMGALEEITASLAHDYGVPALGSNLTVAPFDYLADQFRGFTGICRDVRKSPDKVKEALDAVTPILVKGATACYPGEKGATFPYVFIPLHMAPYINKKMFEEFYWPSFLKFIDILVNQKGLTLSIFFEGDWERFYPYMQDIPKSDKIIAIMEYGDMKKAKNTIGKNLCLQGFYPISLLGYGTKQECIDKAKEVIDIMAPGGGYIFSLDKYILNASDVNPENMRAVNEFVRDYGVYK; from the coding sequence ATGTCCGATAAAAGAAAAGAATATAATGAACGGATGGAAATGCTGGAGACAACACTTAAAATCCAGGAACCAAAACGTGTGCCAGTGAACTGTCCAGCAGAAATTTCCTATGCAATTGAATACGCGGGCCTGCCGTACCGCCAGGCTTCATGGACACCGGAACAATGCCAGGTTGCTTTTAAAAAGGTGTTCGATGATTTTCATTGGGATTGCTTTGAAAGTCTTTTTACAAGGCCGCCGATGTTCTATCGTCTGCTGAACGCAAAAAATTTCACGGAGAGTGAAAGGGGATTTGTGCAGCATCCGGAAATCAGCGCTATGAACCCAGATGAATATGACGAATTAATTGAAGATCCCTATAAAATGATCGTATCAAAGCTGCTGCCGCGTTTATATCCGGCTTTGGACCAGCCAGCGCCATATAATGCTTATGCTATGACAAAGGCTGCATTGGAGTTTGGCTCTTATATGGGCGCTTTAGAAGAAATTACCGCGTCTCTCGCCCATGATTATGGAGTGCCGGCATTAGGGTCAAACCTTACCGTTGCGCCGTTCGATTATCTGGCAGATCAGTTCAGAGGTTTTACGGGAATCTGCAGAGATGTGCGAAAGTCTCCGGATAAGGTTAAAGAAGCGCTGGATGCGGTGACACCCATTCTTGTTAAGGGTGCGACAGCCTGTTATCCGGGAGAAAAGGGCGCAACCTTTCCATACGTGTTCATCCCGCTGCACATGGCGCCTTATATCAACAAAAAAATGTTTGAAGAGTTTTACTGGCCGTCATTTTTAAAATTTATCGACATTCTGGTTAATCAAAAAGGACTGACACTGTCGATTTTCTTTGAAGGTGACTGGGAACGATTCTACCCGTATATGCAGGATATTCCAAAATCTGATAAGATCATTGCCATTATGGAATACGGTGATATGAAAAAAGCTAAAAATACAATCGGGAAAAATCTGTGTCTCCAGGGCTTCTATCCGATTTCGTTACTGGGCTACGGCACAAAGCAGGAATGTATTGATAAAGCCAAAGAGGTCATTGACATTATGGCGCCGGGCGGCGGCTATATTTTCTCCCTGGACAAATATATTCTGAATGCAAGCGACGTTAACCCTGAAAATATGAGAGCTGTCAATGAATTTGTAAGAGATTACGGTGTGTATAAGTAA
- a CDS encoding TetR/AcrR family transcriptional regulator, producing MKKYKTGRETKENIMEAARELFYEKGYKNTTYNDICEKANVNTGTFHYHFQTKRKVAGIIYNNFMFNIKEETGKLISSKYENDLKLCTALEITNYMNLFFSDDHVKTFFYDLYSDNIPLEYALNIMENFFQLHVEAFKLPIDRDYVKIIAATNLGMEQALIVNYCSGYLMLPEQQIIDYDIELTYAQMNINHQEIERIIQKAQELGPQIKLKHVDYFKVEPLNR from the coding sequence ATGAAAAAATATAAAACCGGACGGGAAACAAAAGAAAATATTATGGAGGCTGCCCGCGAGCTTTTCTATGAAAAAGGGTATAAGAACACGACCTACAATGATATCTGTGAAAAAGCCAATGTCAACACCGGAACCTTCCATTACCATTTCCAGACAAAACGGAAAGTTGCCGGCATCATCTATAATAATTTTATGTTCAACATTAAGGAGGAAACCGGAAAGCTCATTTCCTCAAAATACGAAAATGATCTCAAGCTCTGTACAGCTCTGGAAATTACAAACTACATGAACTTATTTTTTTCTGATGATCATGTGAAAACTTTTTTTTATGATCTATACAGTGATAACATTCCGCTTGAGTACGCCTTAAACATCATGGAAAATTTTTTTCAGCTCCACGTCGAAGCCTTTAAACTGCCTATTGACAGAGATTATGTCAAGATAATCGCTGCCACAAACCTTGGTATGGAACAGGCCCTGATCGTTAATTACTGCTCTGGCTACCTTATGCTGCCGGAACAACAGATCATTGATTATGATATCGAGCTGACCTATGCTCAGATGAATATCAACCATCAGGAAATCGAGCGGATCATTCAAAAAGCTCAGGAGCTTGGCCCTCAGATCAAGCTGAAGCATGTCGATTATTTTAAGGTTGAACCACTGAATCGCTAG
- a CDS encoding D-isomer specific 2-hydroxyacid dehydrogenase family protein: MLKIAAFEVRKDEIKDFKKAAEKYNVELIFTGKPLSVETFDFAEGCGAVTSLGHSRIDRVILNLMRDAGIRFYCTRTVGYNHINLEYARELGIRICNVSYPPNGVAEYTVMLMLMSLRKYKQAMFRGNVNDYSLEGLEGRELRNMTVGVVGTGRIGRTVIEILQGFGCRILAYDAYPNGSVADMAKYVELDTLYAESDVITLHTPLLESTYHMINRESIAKMKDGVVLINCARGSLMDVSDVIDGIEKQKFGALGLDVIEHEDGIYHVNHTVDIISNRDMAYIRQFPHVTMTQHMAFYTEEAVRSMVYGAVKNLRDLNKTGSSAFELF; encoded by the coding sequence ATGCTGAAAATTGCCGCCTTTGAAGTGCGAAAGGATGAAATAAAGGACTTTAAAAAAGCTGCCGAAAAATATAATGTAGAGTTGATTTTTACGGGTAAACCGCTGAGTGTGGAGACCTTTGATTTTGCCGAGGGCTGCGGCGCAGTGACAAGCCTTGGGCATAGCCGTATTGACCGCGTGATTTTAAACCTTATGCGGGACGCGGGTATCCGTTTTTACTGTACCCGCACAGTGGGCTATAATCATATTAATCTGGAGTATGCCAGGGAGCTGGGCATTCGTATCTGCAATGTCAGTTATCCTCCGAACGGAGTGGCGGAATATACGGTTATGCTGATGCTCATGTCTTTAAGAAAGTATAAGCAGGCTATGTTCCGGGGAAACGTCAATGATTACTCGCTGGAAGGTCTGGAGGGCCGTGAGCTTAGAAATATGACTGTTGGAGTTGTGGGGACCGGGCGTATTGGCCGAACAGTTATTGAGATTCTGCAGGGCTTCGGCTGTCGAATCCTTGCCTATGACGCTTATCCAAATGGCTCGGTTGCGGACATGGCAAAATATGTGGAGTTGGACACTCTTTACGCTGAAAGTGATGTCATAACTCTGCACACGCCGCTGCTTGAGAGCACTTACCATATGATCAACAGGGAAAGCATTGCGAAAATGAAGGACGGCGTGGTGCTCATCAATTGCGCAAGGGGCTCTCTGATGGATGTGAGCGATGTGATCGACGGCATTGAGAAGCAGAAGTTCGGCGCCCTTGGACTGGATGTTATTGAGCATGAGGATGGTATTTACCATGTCAATCACACGGTGGATATTATCAGCAACCGGGATATGGCATACATAAGACAATTTCCCCATGTCACGATGACCCAGCATATGGCCTTTTACACCGAGGAGGCTGTGCGCAGCATGGTCTATGGTGCCGTCAAAAACCTGAGAGATCTGAATAAAACAGGAAGCAGCGCTTTTGAGCTGTTTTAA